The Theobroma cacao cultivar B97-61/B2 chromosome 2, Criollo_cocoa_genome_V2, whole genome shotgun sequence genome includes the window CCCACAATGCGCTCACAGGAGAAATCCCACCTGAGTTCGTCAATCTTAAGCAGCTTAGGCTTTTCAATCTCTTCATGAACAGGTTACACGGATCTATTCCAGACTATCTTGCCGACTTACCTAATTTGGAAATTCTGGGGCTCTGGATGAACAACTTTACTGGTGTGATACCCGAGAATCTTGGTCGAAATGGGAAGCTGCAATCGCTCGATTTGTCCTCCAACAAGCTCACCGGTACAATTCCTCGAGACTTGTGTGCTTCAAATCAGCTAAATAAACTAGTTCTGATGAAAAATTTCCTATTCGGAACCATTCCTGAAGACCTGGGGAGATGTTATAGTCTCACCAGAGTAAGGTTGGGGCAGAACTACTTGAACGGTAGCATCCCAAACGGCTTCATTTACTTGCCAGAGCTAAGCTTAGCAGAGTTGCAGAACAATTACCTGTCGGGAACATTGGCCGAAAATGGTAATAGCTCCTCGAAACCTGTTAAGTTAGGCCAACTTAATTTGTCAAACAATCTCCTTTCCGGTCCATTGCCATATTCACTCTCCAACTTCTCTTCTCTTGAAATCCTCCTGCTTAGTGGAAACCAATTCTCAGGTCCAATACCACCTTCTATAGGAGAACTCAGGCAAGTCCTGAAGCTTGATCTCAGTAGAAATTCACTCTCCGGTATTATTCCACCTGAAATTGGAAATTGTTTCCATCTCACATACATCGATATTAGCCAAAACAACCTCTCTGGCTCAATCCCACCTGAGATTTCCAATGTGCGTATCCTGAATTACTTGAATGTATCAAGGAACCATTTGAATCAAGCCATACCCAGAACCATTTGGTCAATGAAAAGCCTCACCGTTGCCGACTTCTCTTTCAACGATTTCTCCGGGAAGCTGCCAGAACCCGGCCAATTCGCCGTCTTCAATGCTTCATCTTTTGCAGGCAATCCTCAACTTTGTGGTTCTCTCCTGAATAATCCTTGCAATTTCACTGAAATTACAAGCACCCCCAGAAAGGCCCCTGGGGACTTCAAGCTAATCTTCGCGCTAGGCCTGTTAATATGCTCTCTAATATTTGCCACTGCCGCCATTATCAAGGCCAAGTCGTTCAAGAAAAATGGTTCGGATTCTTGGAAGATGACAGCATTCCAAAAGCTCGAATACACTGTTTCTGACATTCTTGAATGTGTTAAAGACGGCAATGTGATTGGAAGAGGAGGTGCAGGGATCGTGTATCATGGGAAAATGCCCAATGGCATGGAAATTGCAGTCAAAAAACTACTCGGATTGGGCACTAGCAGTCATGATCATGGTTTCCGAGCAGAAATCCAGACACTGGGAAACATCAGGCACAGAAACATTGTCAGATTACTAGCATTTTGCTCCAACAAGGAGACCAATCTCTTGGTCTATGAGTACATGAGAAACGGGAGCCTAGGAGAAGCTTTACATGGGAAAAAGGGTGCGTTCCTCGTATGGAACTTGAGGTACAAAATTGCAATTGAAGCAGCTAAAGGCCTGTGCTACCTTCACCACGATTGTTCACCTTTGATCGTTCATCGAGATGTAAAATCAAACAACATTTTGCTAAATTCAAGCTTCGAAGCACACGTTGCCGATTTCGGACTGGCCAAATTCTTGGTCGACGGCAGTGCATCAGAGTGCATGTCAGCTATTGCAGGCTCCTATGGCTACATTGCTCCTGGTATGTACACAAAATTTTCCCcgctattttattttcttaattaattaacgcTTTCTAATTATGTTAGTTAAGTTAGTTAATTTGTGGGCCATGTTAGTAGTAATCCCAGCCGTTAGATTGTCCTTGTTAGATCAATCAGGGGAAGAAGTTGCCTCACCTAGTTAGCTCTGACTTTGTACTTTCTACGATCACAATACTTCACAAGAAACAAATAGCCGTTCGTTATTAATCGGACGGTCAGAAAAAAATGTCATTCCTTACATCGGACGGTCAGGCGTTATCCGTATGCCAGCATGCAAAGGGTGATTAATACCAACTGTAAACTAGAAGCGTAGT containing:
- the LOC18607145 gene encoding leucine-rich repeat receptor-like serine/threonine-protein kinase BAM1, translated to MVPLIVLALFSLLSTSCSASLVTDIHVLVTLKEGFEFPEPLLSSWNSSNPSLVCSWAGIGCSRGRVVSLDLTDMNMCGSVSPQILRLDRLANLSLAGNNFTGSIEIANLSDLRFLNISNNQFNGHLDWNYASIANLEVFDAYDNNFTALLPVGILGLKKLRYLDLGGNYFYGKIPPSYGTLGGLEYLSLAGNDLNGKIPGELGNLINLREIYLGYFNVFEGGIPVEFGNLANLVHMDLSSCELDGAIPQELGNLKLLDTLYLHINLLSGPIPKQLGNLTNLVYLDLSHNALTGEIPPEFVNLKQLRLFNLFMNRLHGSIPDYLADLPNLEILGLWMNNFTGVIPENLGRNGKLQSLDLSSNKLTGTIPRDLCASNQLNKLVLMKNFLFGTIPEDLGRCYSLTRVRLGQNYLNGSIPNGFIYLPELSLAELQNNYLSGTLAENGNSSSKPVKLGQLNLSNNLLSGPLPYSLSNFSSLEILLLSGNQFSGPIPPSIGELRQVLKLDLSRNSLSGIIPPEIGNCFHLTYIDISQNNLSGSIPPEISNVRILNYLNVSRNHLNQAIPRTIWSMKSLTVADFSFNDFSGKLPEPGQFAVFNASSFAGNPQLCGSLLNNPCNFTEITSTPRKAPGDFKLIFALGLLICSLIFATAAIIKAKSFKKNGSDSWKMTAFQKLEYTVSDILECVKDGNVIGRGGAGIVYHGKMPNGMEIAVKKLLGLGTSSHDHGFRAEIQTLGNIRHRNIVRLLAFCSNKETNLLVYEYMRNGSLGEALHGKKGAFLVWNLRYKIAIEAAKGLCYLHHDCSPLIVHRDVKSNNILLNSSFEAHVADFGLAKFLVDGSASECMSAIAGSYGYIAPEYAYTLRVDEKSDVYSFGVVILELITGRRPVGDFGEGVDIVHWAKRVTNCRREEVMRIVDPRLTTVPKDEAMHLLFIAMLCVQENSIERPTMREVVQMLSEFPRHSPEYQSSSSSLFHYQQKNLANETSYPKK